Proteins encoded in a region of the Podospora pseudopauciseta strain CBS 411.78 chromosome 6, whole genome shotgun sequence genome:
- a CDS encoding hypothetical protein (EggNog:ENOG503Q1WZ) — METAIATVFYLDKQPYKNEKPYFCCLPPEFLQGNSSTNHVHIPADITVTNIRSEVATFSLDENGFEVAEQILDDQFHYESVKSGSEIEQRYIQEMEAFLTERFEAKKVVVFDVETRKRNREFPGNIGEKSSLEQPVRGVHVGE; from the exons ATGGAGACAGCAATAGCAACAGTGTTCTACCTTGACAAGCAACCATACAAAAACGAAAAGCCGTATTTCTGCTGCCTCCCACCGGAGTTTTTGCAAGGAAATTCCTCAACTAATCACGTCCATATCCCAGCCGATATCACCGTCACCAACATCAGAAGCGAGGTAGCAACATTCAGCCTCGATGAAAATGGATTCGAAGTGGCGGAACAGATCCTGGATGACCAGTTCCATTATGAGAGCGTGAAGTCCGGCAGCGAGATCGAGCAGCGCTACATTCAGGAAATGGAAGCGTTTCTGACAGAAAGATTCGAGGCCAAGAAAGTCGTCGTCTTTGATGTAGAG ACTCGGAAGAGGAACCGCGAATTTCCCGGCAACATCGGGGAGAAGTCAAGCTTGGAGCAGCCTGTCCGTGGTGTCCATGTTGGTGAGTGA
- a CDS encoding hypothetical protein (EggNog:ENOG503P3U3), with the protein MNQCYGQLPMRDFLGSSDAPQIPFEDDLFPYLPPDVQDEGIAFDSNHACYEYDFPPIYATSNATNVPISGLAFPINIASPPSPLSEHPVPNQGWEDSLRSHNFLIPAVNYSGAVSNPFAISLSMNDANTYMSVPGQRSGSEPRYLVPNETHTHDNFIPCMGLQLDIPDSGTVFLPEEDPDRYDLEEVFSMFYQGNRNLQRMSPQLIEATLGIPPDSNDSQHLICSQNNERQSDQDSATLDALSAQPQIPSSPSTLAQSPDALSESATSLSAPRRDRGIPFTSRPRLLVAPPGFSHSHILVITSNPGSLPASLWDGARLAELEKDIRLKALDIESQIPKSQDSSSRDFSQKRQRVDNQPQSNSTQKVSEASGVPTISSYPALFPCAASVPTSDPLPSAMPHSRVPKRKANAERQATSQVKKESTCLLCRVMREKCSDGTPCLRCVRVLQHERSILRVPCQPATLDDIELYRRRTQIGLFVYYYEQSSESDLPRRSASIVDTNPLESQLSQNCPLTVADTFAVHEFGTFQRFAPNLLNDANRERELATQHAPTSEDLSKSAVLARYLELHLASIIETLGTNNSFIAATLKVAERYSRPTGSKKRTMLRHALYIFAARFLRRTYWVQVDTVTENYRVAWMDAPWRALPVSTPRSLAEAETLNDILKDHLRFLEKSVIHAFTKKIYARKKEDWFEIFLVTFIFQVILSENLEMSFYSRFPGLEKPIECPWSTFGGLRSYSSKRIASYFSAINGRDPFLKPGARAWEGFGDTERTYLDQCGILLKEGYTKRDDLGFRRSASMGDADSPGSWWKWAVETILGNG; encoded by the exons ATGAACCAATGTTACGGGCAGCTTCCCATGCGTGATTTTTTGGGATCCAGCGATGCACCACAGATCCCCTTCGAGGATGACCTGTTCCCTTACCTCCCACCTGATGTTCAAGATGAAGGGATAGCTTTCGATTCAAATCATGCCTGTTACGAATATGATTTCCCCCCTATTTACGCCACAAGCAACGCCACAAATGTGCCAATTAGCGGATTGGCATTTCCTATCAACATCGCTTCACCGCCCTCACCGCTTTCCGAACATCCGGTTCCGAACCAGGGCTGGGAAGACTCACTCCGTTCCCACAACTTTCTAATACCTGCAGTAAATTATTCGGGTGCCGTCTCCAATCCATTTGCGATTTCCTTGAGCATGAATGACGCAAACACTTACATGTCGGTCCCCGGACAGCGGAGTGGATCCGAGCCACGGTATCTGGTCCCAAATGAGACTCATACCCATGACAACTTCATCCCTTGTATGGGCCTCCAATTGGATATCCCAGATAGTGGAACGGTCTTCCTTCCCGAAGAAGACCCCGATCGGTATGACCTCGAGGAAGTTTTCAGCATGTTCTACCAAGGGAACAGAAACCTTCAGAGAATGTCGCCGCAGCTCATTGAAGCGACCCTGGGCATCCCACCAGACTCTAATGATTCCCAACACCTGATATGTTCCCAGAACAATGAGCGTCAGTCGGACCAGGACTCAGCCACTCTCGACGCCCTTTCTGCGCAGCCGCAGATACCATCAAGCCCTTCTACACTAGCACAGTCCCCAGATGCTTTATCGGAATCTGCTACAAGCCTCTCGGCACCTCGGAGAGACCGTGGCATCCCTTTCACTTCTAGACCCAGACTTTTGGTGGCTCCTCCAGGCTTCAGTCATTCGCATATCCTGGTCATTACCAGCAACCCTGGGTCATTGCCGGCATCGCTGTGGGATGGAGCGCGGCTTGCCGAACTGGAGAAGGACATAAGGTTGAAGGCCTTGGATATCGAATCCCAAATACCAAAAAGTCAAGATAGCAGTTCACGCGATTTCAGTCAGAAACGACAGCGAGTCGATAATCAACCCCAGTCCAATAGCACGCAAAAAGTCTCGGAAGCCAGCGGCGTACCGACAATAAGCTCCTATCCTGCTCTGTTTCCATGTGCTGCTTCTGTTCCAACTTCAGATCCTCTCCCAAGTGCCATGCCTCACAGTCGTGTTCCTAAGCGCAAGGCGAATGCCGAACGACAAGCCACTAGTCAAGTCAAGAAGGAGAGCACTTGCTTACTATGCCGAGTAATGAGGGAAAAG TGTAGCGATGGCACACCATGCCTACGATGCGTCAGAGTATTACAGCATGAGAGATCGATACTACGTGTGCCATGTCAGCCAGCAACACTAGACGATATTGAGCTTTATAGGCGGC GCACTCAAATCGGTCTTTTCGTTTATTATTACGAGCAGAGCAGCGAATCGGATCTGCCACGGCGCAGCGCGAGTATCGTCGATACCAATCCACTGGAATCACAATTAAGTCAAAACTGCCCACTGACGGTCGCTGATACGTTTGCGGTTCATGAGTTTGGTACGTTCCAGCGATTCGCCCCAAATCTTTTGAACGATGCCAATCGGGAAAGGGAGCTCGCCACCCAACATGCACCAACTTCAGAGGACTTGAGCAAGAGTGCTGTTCTCGCTCGATACTTGGAGTTGCACTTGGCATCCATCATCGAGACGCTGGGCACAAACAACAGCTTCATTGCTGCTACTCTGAAGGTAGCTGAGAGGTATAGCAGGCCAACAGGGTCGAAGAAACGT ACAATGTTACGGCATGCTTTGTACATCTTTGCCGCAAGATTCCTACGCCGGACCTACTGGGTACAGGTTGATACAGTGACTGAGAACTACAGAGTAGCATGGATGGACGCGCCGTGGCGAGCGTTGCCTGTTTCAACACCAAGGTCACTTGCTGAAGCAGAGACTCTCAACGACATACTGAAGGATCACTTGCGCTTCCTGGAGAAGTCCGTCATCCATGCCTTCACCAAGAAGATTTATGCTAGGAAAAAGGAGGACTGGTTTGAGATCTTTCTAGTGACCTTCATCTTCCAAGTCATCCTCAGCGAGAATCTCGAGATGAGCTTTTACAGTCGTTTCCCAGGGCTC GAGAAGCCCATCGAGTGCCCCTGGTCAACGTTTGGAGGGCTTCGAAGCTATTCCTCCAAGAGAATTGCTTCTTACTTTTCCGCAATCAACGGTCGTGATCCATTCTTGAAGCCCGGTGCTAGAGCATGGGAAGGCTTCGGGGACACCGAGCGCACGTACTTGGATCAGTGCGGGATTCTGTTGAAAG AGGGCTATACAAAACGGGATGATCTGGGATTCCGCAGGTCGGCTTCAATGGGGGATGCTGATTCTCCGGGGAGTTGGTGGAAATGGGCCGTGGAAACGATTCTTGGGAACGGCTAG
- a CDS encoding hypothetical protein (EggNog:ENOG503P1EI; COG:S): MTTEFQELTLETLGHEPIGWDYDHENDPNAPPDIEAALEKLQPDHGHNDYSQLVAIPVSEEEIEAASKIDYVKWKQERATKPHKAECYGGFEYAEHSYLGDSLTLAWNDGQSYVAKNKPFTLPNGLEVTYGQINGLAGDFYGTVNPISDGRDLQDQRQRFLRAWYWLAVDTTRNPAEAQKILTTLSTEVDMVQAALDIGQDPSTVYPKIPDVNVQLQLYTIARPDECPSYLGLAKINWDHFGADARTAYNACHSVALQVAASGNLELAYAMNAFGDHFLQDSFAAGHMRTPRRKLHDSIGAADLCAKYMHDEDNAIGLSVKSPIGRAWHTFGDKKLLDKEDIANKNEAWNAVRTSADEIYTAWKTKTVPEYPKYAAWNYAPILSEVSSIVAPLFTPDGQRRVDIRKRCQAKYTYKYWYWSTAADCALSGLWKYPIKPTADCGI; the protein is encoded by the exons ATGACCACCGAATTTCAGGAACT CACCTTGGAGACCCTAGGTCACGAGCCCATTGGATGGGACTACGACCACGAGAACGACCCCAATGCCCCACCCGACATCGAAGCAGCGCTGGAGAAACTTCAGCCAGACCATGGCCATAACGACTACTCCCAGCTGGTCGCCATTCCTGTCTCTGAGGAAGAGATCGAAGCCGCTTCCAAGATTGACTATGTCAAGTGGAAACAGGAGCGCGCAACGAAACCACACAAGGCTGAGTGTT ACGGCGGTTTCGAGTATGCCGAGCATAGCTACCTCGGTGATTCCCTAACCTTGGCTTGGAACGACGGGCAGTCCTACGTTGCCAAGAACAAGCCCTTCACCCTCCCGAACGGACTCGAGGTGACATATGGTCAGATCAACGGACTGGCTGGAGACTTCTACGGCACTGTCAACCCCATCAGCGACGGCAGGGACTTGCAGGACCAGCGCCAGCGTTTCTTGCGAGCCTGGTACTGGCTTGCTGTGGACACGACTCGCAACCCAGCCGAGGCGCAGAAGATTCTCACCACACTCTCGACTGAAGTCGACATGGTGCAGGCCGCACTCGACATAGGCCAGGATCCGTCGACTGTCTACCCAAAGATTCCGGACGTCAACGTTCAGCTACAGCTCTACACCATCGCTCGTCCTGACGAATGCCCCAGCTATCTTGGCCTGGCCAAGATCAACTGGGACCACTTCGGCGCCGACGCCCGCACTGCTTACAACGCCTGTCACTCCGTCGCCCTGCAAGTCGCCGCCAGTGGGAACCTCGAGCTGGCCTACGCCATGAACGCCTTCGGCGACCACTTCCTCCAGGACTCCTTCGCCGCCGGCCACATGCGCACCCCGAGACGCAAGCTCCACGACAGTATTGGCGCTGCTGATCTATGCGCCAAGTACATGCACGATGAAGACAACGCCATCGGTCTCTCTGTTAAGAGCCCCATTGGCAGGGCCTGGCACACCTTTGGTGACAAGAAGCTGCTTGACAAGGAAGATATTGCCAACAAAAATGAGGCCTGGAACGCGGTGCGCACATCCGCTGATGAGATTTACACTGCTTGGAAGACAAAGACCGTGCCCGAATATCCGAAGTATGCTGCCTGGAACTATGCCCCGATTCTGAGCGAGGTTTCCAGCATTGTTGCGCCTCTCTTCACGCCGGATGGTCAGCGACGGGTCGATATAAGGAAGCGATGTCAGGCCAAGTATACCTACAAGTACTGGTATTGGTCGACTGCGGCTGATTGCGCGCTGAGCGGGCTGTGGAAGTATCCCATTAAGCCTACGGCGGATTGCGGGATCTGA
- a CDS encoding hypothetical protein (COG:S; EggNog:ENOG503NTW3) — protein sequence MYQPNQTSSRETTLRYLTWDTPLSDQHEKAVQKIRDPTKWPAQEKHFVAGLSILTTFMAAYSISAYVSGVSSIAAEYGSSRTVVLVGMPTFQTAFAVAPMVLAPFSEFVGRKPVFLSTYGLYILCTLLIPVVNNLAGLLITRFFQGVGASTFSTMVGGIIADIYQPHERGMPMSLFATASFSGGIGQLASNFVVEPLGWRWIYWHQLIANALLMALIFFFFQECRGPLLLSRRAKILNSADSAPCNEKLSTPRITWKVKEEEERVTLKQMIRISLTRPFYLLFTEPVVFWFSMWISFSWALLFMFYVSVPLTFETTYSFTPRQAGLVMLATVGGAGLGNLCYPFQERLYRKYVTEQPRFSLLRQFRKRPDSSGLCSDWNPEARLYTACLLSIAMSIGMFMYGSLMMPDIHWIFAALSVTVVTFGSYSIYLAVFTYFADVYATYASSAMAAQSFCRNARGTAGSGCSRSRDSSEEQVCKGRREYVRMEVWPGAEV from the exons ATGTATCAGCCAAACCAAACTTCAAGTCGGGAAACCACATTGAGGTACTTGACTTGGGACACACCTCTCTCAGATCAGCATGAGAAAGCCGTTCAGAAAATCAGAGACCCCACCAAATGGCCAGCCCAAGAAAAGCATTTTGTAGCTGGCCTCAGTATTCTCACAACATTCATGGCTGCATATTCCATCTCCGCATACGTTTCTGGGGTTAGCTCCATCGCCGCCGAATATGGGTCATCTCGCACTGTAGTCCTTGTCGGCATGCCTACGTTTCAAACAGCCTTTGCTGTAGCGCCAATGGTTCTGGCTCCTTTCAGCGAATTTGTTGGCCGGAAACCTGTCTTCTTGAGTACATATGGACTCTACATCC TTTGTACCCTGCTTATTCCTGTTGTCAACAATCTTGCGGGACTCCTGATTACCAGGTTCTTTCAAGGTGTTGGTGCCAGCACATTCAGCACCATGGTTGGAGGCATTATCGCAGACATTTACCAGCCCCACGAGCGTGGTATGCCAATGTCGTTGTTCGCAACAGCATCCTTCTCAGGCGGAATAGGTCAGCTGGCGTCAAACTTCGTAGTTGAACCCTTGGGTTGGCGCTGGATCTACTGGCACCAGCTGATTGCGAACGCCCTTCTCATGGCCctgattttctttttctttcagGAATGCCGCGGACCACTGCTCTTGAGTAGAAGGGCAAAGATCCTCAATTCGGCTGACTCGGCCCCGTGCAATGAAAAGCTGTCGACACCTCGCATCACTTGGAAGGtgaaagaggaagaagagcgTGTCACCCTGAAGCAAATGATTCGAATCAGTCTAACCAGACCGTTTT ACCTACTCTTTACTGAGCCAGTCGTATTCTGGTTCAGTATGTGGATCTCTTTCAGCTGGGCGCTGCTCTTCAT GTTCTATGTGTCAGTGCCTCTCACATTTGAAACGACATATTCGTTCACACCGCGACAGGCTGGCCTTGTAATGCTGGCAACCGTCGGCGGTGCGGGTCTCGGAAATCTTTGCTACCCTTTCCAAGAACGGCTCTACCGCAAATATGTCACTGAACAACCCAGGTTCAGTCTTCTCCGTCAGTTCAGAAAAAGGCCAGATTCTTCTGGCTTGTGCAGCGACTGGAACCCAGAAGCTAGATTGTATACAGCATGCCTTCTGAGTATTGCAATGTCCATCGGAATGTTCAT GTACGGGTCACTCATGATGCCAGATATTCACTGGATATTTGCAGCTCTTTCCGTCACTGTCGTCACGTTCGGGTCTTATTCGATTTACCTCGCCGTCTTTACCTATTTCGCTGATGT CTATGCCACATATGCCAGTTCGGCCATGGCGGCCCAGAGCTTCTGCAGAAATGCT CGTGGTACCGCTGGTTCTGGTTGTTCTAGGTCCAGAGATTCGAGCGAGGAGCAAGTTTGCAAAG GACGGCGTGAGTACGTTAGGATGGAAGTGTGGCCGGGGGCAGAGGTTTGA
- a CDS encoding hypothetical protein (COG:S; EggNog:ENOG503PDV6) — MAPYNVRMVFPTAVLAVNSTGLLLSFTAVALRFYSQSLRGTKMGLSEYSIIASWLFTFGLVVSENFTVTHGGVGQVSSTVTAEELLFSTKQFITIGVCGSLSVTLVKISLLSYFLTVFSAYHWFVICDYILLALTTGYGIAFVIVSLAGCRPFSANWDKVSNPDYVCIETSNFYVAQTGVGAILDCLILLLPGGVILGLRSMRRRRKWGLWGVFSFGIVICGVSITRLVYNNMEEWMATNFTEYAGIAALLGALEANLSIVCACMPAMPALYHKVRGRWKGGDRQEEGKLGGEESDGGVKGEGVESEKTVDFERRKLREEGDKLYPLSVTQKTVVSRTEGERDDVEAGGTELWAGPGVVDLDMLDLPRMNRVESGSEGGRGLPESPCWGVNQARKWRR; from the exons ATGGCCCCCTACAATGTCCGCATGGTGTTTCCGACTGCGGTATTAGCGGTGAACAGCACTGGCTTACTCCTGTCCTTTACAGCGGTGGCACTGAGGTTCTACTCGCAGTCATTGCGTGGCACCAAGATGGGACTGTCCGAGTACTCCATCATAGCCTCCTGG CTCTTCACCTTCGGCCTAGTCGTCTCCGAAAATTTCACCGTCACCCACGGCGGTGTCGGCCAGGTCTCATCAACCGTAACAGCAGAAGAACTCCTGTTCTCCACCAAG CAATTCATCACCATAGGTGTCTGCGGCTCCCTATCCGTAACCCTCGTCAAAATCTCCCTTCTTTCTTACTTCCTCACAGTATTCTCAGCCTACCACTGGTTCGTCATATGCGAttacatcctcctcgccctgaCAACAGGGTACGGCATCGCCTTTGTGATCGTCTCCCTCGCCGGCTGCCGACCCTTTAGCGCAAACTGGGATAAAGTCTCCAATCCGGACTATGTCTGCATTGAGACGAGCAATTTCTATGTAGCGCAAACGGGGGTGGGGGCTATACTGGATTGTCTGATCTTGTTGCTGCCGGGGGGGGTGATTTTGGGGCTGAGGAGTATGAGAAGGCGGAGGAagtgggggttgtggggggtTTTTAGTTTTGGGATCGT GATCTGTGGCGTCTCCATTACGAGGCTGGTTTACAACAATATGGAGGAGTGGATGGCTACTAACTTTACAGAGTACGCGGGTATTGCGGCGTTGTtgggggcgttggaggcGAATTTGAGTATTGTTTGTGCTTGTATGCCTGCTATGCCGGCGCTGTATCATAAGGTGAGAGggcggtggaaggggggggatcgtcaggaggaggggaagttggggggggaggagagtgatggtggggtgaagggggagggagttgagaGTGAGAAGACGGTTGATTttgagaggaggaagttgagggaggagggggataagCTTTATCCGTTGAGTGTTACGCAGAAGACGGTGGTGAGTAggacggagggggagagggatgatgTGGAAGCAGGGGGGACGGAGTTGTGGGCTgggccgggggtggtggatttggaTATGTTGGATTTACCGAGGATGAATAGGGTTGAGAGCGGGAGTGAGGGTGGCCGGGGGCTGCCCGAGTCGCCTTGTTGGGGGGTTAATCAGGCGAGGAAGTGGAGGCGGTGA
- a CDS encoding hypothetical protein (MEROPS:MER0003153; COG:E; EggNog:ENOG503P24X) — MATLTSEPSTKEIIIGQVIDALGEHALDTVSPSDKQPIPRPFRGLGAPHNIMVGLEKECPRWAPGSVIRWVALTSGFKTPADASYAATHLNLACQKWNDLSIGVTFEWVTDPKDATFALCHGGDSGGTLASAFFPNANDLNMMLVYNPVFSMPRWKANLWKVFTHELGHVLGLRHEFAVDVNPETGTVFEAAASVQLGPRNEKSVMNYSRAPPEIQVSDVESTKAFYALREGEGGVPAMVGLTEVVDYVPM, encoded by the exons atGGCTACCCTAACCTCCGAACCCTCCACAAAGGAGATCATCATCGGTCAAGTTATCGATGCCCTCGGCGAACATGCCCTCGACACTGTCTCCCCTTCAGACAAG CAGCCCATCCCCAGGCCTTTCCGCGGGCTCGGTGCACCCCACAACATCATGGTCGGTCTCGAAAAGGAGTGCCCGCGATGGGCACCCGGGTCAGTCATCAGATG GGTCGCCCTAACCTCCGGCTTCAAAACCCCCGCCGACGCCTCCTACGCAGCAACCCACCTAAACCTCGCCTGCCAAAAGTGGAACGACCTCTCCATCGGTGTAACCTTCGAATGGGTCACCGACCCCAAAGACGCCACCTTCGCCCTCTGCCACGGCGGCGACAGCGGCGGCACCCTTGCCtcagccttcttccccaacgCCAACGACCTCAACATGATGCTCGTCTACAACCCCGTCTTTTCCATGCCCCGGTGGAAGGCAAACCTATGGAAGGTCTTCACCCACGAGCTAGGGCACGTTTTAGGGTTAAGGCACGAGTTCGCGGTGGACGTGAACCCCGAGACGGGGACCGTGTTTGAGGCGGCGGCGTCGGTGCAGTTGGGGCCGAGGAACGAAAAGTCGGTTATGAATTACTCGAGGGCCCCGCCAGAAATTCAGGTTAGTGATGTTGAGTCGACAAAGGCGTTTTAtgcgttgagggagggggaagggggggtgcCGGCGATGGTTGGGTTgacggaggtggtggattaTGTGCCCATGTAG
- a CDS encoding hypothetical protein (COG:S; EggNog:ENOG503P75D) produces the protein MSNETAHDEAYILGRSFSANARLNLQYFLWKDGGFSLHPNIPADREGMQVAEIGVGTGIWLVDLARYLPASARIDGFDIDLTQCPPKEWLPPNVSVHNLDCLAPLPDRLVGRYDIVHIQLFHLAVHSNDPAPIIKNLVKLLKPGGWISWGEIDYSRWKIVRTKEGKNITDNLTPLLEMIGTLGGTKPNWTTDDWPVRLPEFFEQNGLVNITTDNRPFPLELLPFQLDTALMASEEVSYKALDHIGGDLGSCCRELITRVFRDRQKLAYNVGRLTVIGQRTDN, from the exons ATGTCGAACGAAACGGCGCATGACGAAGCGTACattttggggaggagcttTTCGGCCAATGCTCG GCTCAACCTGCAATATTTCCTTTGGAAAGACGGCGGATTTAGTCTCCATCCTAACATTCCAGCGGACCGCGAAGGGATGCAGGTCGCGGAGATAGGAGTGGGCACCGG GATCTGGCTCGTGGACCTGGCGCGATATCTCCCGGCTTCGGCAAGGATCGACGGCTTCGATATCGACTTGACGCAGTGTCCACCCAAGGAATGGTTACCACCCAACGTGTCGGTTCACAATCTCGACTGCTTGGCACCGCTGCCAGACCGCCTCGTTGGGAGGTATGACATTGTTCACATCCAACTGTTTCATCTAGCTGTCCACAGCAACGATCCCGCTCCGATCATCAAAAACCTTGTCAAGCTGTTGA AGCCCGGCGGGTGGATCTCCTGGGGGGAGATTGATTACAGCAGGTGGAAGATAGTTCGAACCAAGGAGGGAAAAAACATCACCGACAACCTAACCCCATTGCTCGAGATGATAGGTACATTGGGTGGGACGAAGCCAAACTGGACAACTGATGA TTGGCCAGTCAGACTCCCTGAATTCTTCGAGCAGAATGGCTTAGTGAACATTACCACCGATAATCGTCCGTTTCCTTTGGAGCTCTTGCCGTTTCAGCTGGACACAGCATTAATGGCTTCGGAGGAAGTAAGCTACAAGGCTTTGGATCACATTGGGGGAGACCTAGGCAGCTGCTGCAGAGAACTGATCACCCGAGTATTTCGGGACAGGCAGAAGTTGGCGTACAATGTTGGGCGACTCACTGTTATTGGACAAAGGACAGATAATTGA